A segment of the Rhizobium glycinendophyticum genome:
TCCTCTACACCCTCCTGCAGCAGCAGAATTCGGACTTCTTCTCCGACCCGACCGCGATCAAGCTCAACACGCCGGAGGCAAAAGCCGCCGTCGAGCTGATGAAGGCGACGAAGGATGAGGGCATCTCGACCACTGGCCTCGATTATGCGGCAGCCGTCTCAGGCTTTGCCAATGGCGAAGGCGGGATCGCCGTCAATGGTACCTGGCTGATCGGCGACTACGTCGCCCAGGCGGAAAAGGAAGGCACGGCATTGTCGAACGGTTACACCGTTTATCCCGTGCCGCAGCTCTTCCCTGGTCAGGACAGTACCTATGCCGACGGTCATAGCTGGGTAATGCCGAAGAAGGACCGTTCGCCCGAACAGGTGGCGGCAATCGGCAAGCTGTTCAAGTTCCTGACCGAGAACGACTTCCAGTGGGCTCGCAACGGTCACCTGCCCGCGGTCAAGGCAGTCTTCGACATGCCGGAGTTCAAGTCGCTGCCGCATCGCGACAATATCGCCAAGATCGCCCAGACAGGTCGCTCGCTGCCGGCTGAAGTCCAGCGCCAGTTCCCGATCCAGGACATCATCGGCGAAGAAGTCGGCGCTGCAGTGAACGGTGACAAGTCTGTCGACGAGGCGCTGACATCGGCCGAAAGCCGGATTAACGAACTGCTCGGCGATCTCTGAACACCATCCCTCCCCTGGGCCTCCCTGGCCTGCCCCGCGCACTCCGGTGTGCGGGGCCTTTTTGTCAGAACAAGAGCAGTCGAAAGCGACCATTGAAGACCGATGGTCACCGTGCGGCTCGGGCTTTTGAAGTCGTCTGTCGCTCACTCGACACTCAGCACATCCGCTGTTGCTTAAGTGCGTTTTCTCAGAGACCTTCGATGAAGGCGAGGATGTCTGCTTCCGAGACGACATCGGCATATTTGGCATTCATGTCGAACAGATTGGCCTCATGCGGGGCCGAATGCCGATCCCCGCAGGCGTCGCGCACGACAGTGGTGATGAAGCCATACGACATGGCGTCAACGCAGGTGGCGCGCACGCAGCCGCTCGTCGTCAAGCCGGTCAGGATGACGTTATCGACCCCCATGCAGGTGAGCATCGAGGCGAGCGAGGTGCCGAAAAAAGCGCTCGGATATTGCTTGGTGATGACGAATTCATCCGGGAAGGGCTCAAGCCCCGCAGGCCAGGCGCCAAGCGGATTGCCTGCGGTGAAACAGGCAAGCGGCTTTGCCTTCTGGAAGAAGCGGCCACCGTCAAGACCAGAGGGGTGGAGCACGACGCCGGTCAGGATCACGGGCAGACCTTTTTCCCGGGCGGCTGCTCGAATGCGCAATGCACTGGCAAGCGCTGCATCGACACCGGCATAAAGCGGGCTTGTCGGCTCGAAATAGGCCTCGACAAAATCCACCAGCACCAGAGCCGGCTTTTTACCGAAGCCGATCCGGTTGTCATAGGCCTTGGCGTAATTGGCGGCGAGATCGGCATCGGTCATGGGTCACTCCCGATTTCGGAAAATTTCTGCTCGAAGGCCCAGACATCGTCAAAGCCAAGCAGGGTGTTGAAGTCCTTGAAGGGATAGAGATCGACGGCATCAGTGGTGATGCCGTTGTCCAGAAGGTCCCGATAGGCGTGGCGGACCGCATGGCCATGGGCGAGGAAGCCGAGCGCCGGGTAGATCGCAATGCCATAGCCGAGCGCCTGGAGTTCGCTGGCAGTCATCAGCGGGGTGCGCCCGCCGTTGACCATGTTGGCCAAAAGCGGGCGATCGATTTCAGCGGCAATCTGGCGGACCTCATCCGCGCTCTCCGGAGATTCGATGAATATGATATCAGCGCCGGCTGCGGCATAGGCCTTTGCCCGCCGGATCGCCTCGTCGAGACCCAGGCCTGTACGGGCATCGGTCCGGGCGATCACTAGAAAATCGTCGCTCTTCCGGCTATCGACGGCGACCTCGATCTTCTTGACCATGTCCGTCATCGGCACCACGCGACGGTTGGGTGTATGCCCGCATTTCTTCGGGAATTCCTGGTCTTCCAACTGGATGGCGCTCACGCCGACATACTCATAACCGCGCACCGTGTGGCGCACGTTGAGGAGACCGCCATAACCGGTATCGGCATCGGCGATCACGGGCGTCTTGGTCAGCTTGACGATCTGGGCGATGCGCTCGATCATGTCGCGATAAGTGGCAATACCGGCATCGGGGATGCCGAGATACGAGGCTACCGTTCCATAGCCGGTGACATAAAGCGCCTTGAAGCCCATATTGTCGGCAATAAGGGCTGAGATCATGTCATAGACGCCGGGCGCAAGGATGAAATCTCCGGCGGCGAGTGCTTGTTTCAAGGCTGGATCCGGCATTAGGCTTCAGGCTTTCCATGAGATTTCAAAATAGGTGCGATCCGTGCGGCGTGGGCGAGCAGATGGCTGTCGGCAAAACGCTGCGCGATCAGGGTGACGCCGATCGGCAGGCTGTCCCGCTCCAGAGCGAC
Coding sequences within it:
- a CDS encoding extracellular solute-binding protein, producing MKRILLTTVAMIALGYGASAQAQTKIELQRFFGACEADYGKVTDVSAAVGECGIITALVNKFEADNPDIDVNVTTVEWPGYDQLNAQMASGAAPDVVSMHYSAISDYQSRGLIEPIDDVLAAQGVTPDSFTDAGRAGVTKEGKLYGLPFDNWTMLVHVNLNLMKQAGLVNADGTPILPKSGEELIAQGKQFKEKTGKPYLIQIMANETASYTRILYTLLQQQNSDFFSDPTAIKLNTPEAKAAVELMKATKDEGISTTGLDYAAAVSGFANGEGGIAVNGTWLIGDYVAQAEKEGTALSNGYTVYPVPQLFPGQDSTYADGHSWVMPKKDRSPEQVAAIGKLFKFLTENDFQWARNGHLPAVKAVFDMPEFKSLPHRDNIAKIAQTGRSLPAEVQRQFPIQDIIGEEVGAAVNGDKSVDEALTSAESRINELLGDL
- a CDS encoding isochorismatase family protein: MTDADLAANYAKAYDNRIGFGKKPALVLVDFVEAYFEPTSPLYAGVDAALASALRIRAAAREKGLPVILTGVVLHPSGLDGGRFFQKAKPLACFTAGNPLGAWPAGLEPFPDEFVITKQYPSAFFGTSLASMLTCMGVDNVILTGLTTSGCVRATCVDAMSYGFITTVVRDACGDRHSAPHEANLFDMNAKYADVVSEADILAFIEGL
- a CDS encoding isocitrate lyase/PEP mutase family protein, encoding MKQALAAGDFILAPGVYDMISALIADNMGFKALYVTGYGTVASYLGIPDAGIATYRDMIERIAQIVKLTKTPVIADADTGYGGLLNVRHTVRGYEYVGVSAIQLEDQEFPKKCGHTPNRRVVPMTDMVKKIEVAVDSRKSDDFLVIARTDARTGLGLDEAIRRAKAYAAAGADIIFIESPESADEVRQIAAEIDRPLLANMVNGGRTPLMTASELQALGYGIAIYPALGFLAHGHAVRHAYRDLLDNGITTDAVDLYPFKDFNTLLGFDDVWAFEQKFSEIGSDP